The Anastrepha ludens isolate Willacy chromosome X, idAnaLude1.1, whole genome shotgun sequence genome includes a window with the following:
- the LOC128869780 gene encoding kelch domain-containing protein 10 homolog, giving the protein MFSEERTAPPRHSTSLTPSTGYPFAESCSNDCYIYQTTGKKPSVERIEATGDAPIPQYGPGIVLHEHYLYTVGGRTGYDYSCEVHRLNLRTRVWEFVYICRPDIREDPEGRYRHEVVYDEQYIYVLGGGTSNLVYDLQRIPAFNLITNRWEYFVTLPDRTSQTNLTIERQNSGYPNPRKCFSCVQHTKSNGEVEAFITGGLQADQVYFSDIWRLNFTTKQWTLIKTASLPKALYFHAAAHSQNGCMYIFGGIEYDEKRIRRCNDLYKMWMTIPLLSEICWEAVLHYRPNLKLNGHSQLLKMGIPLRFAQRLWHSSKAK; this is encoded by the exons atgtTTTCCGAAGAgcgcacagcaccaccacggcactcaacGTCattaacacccag CACCGGCTATCCATTTGCTGAATCTTGCTCAAACGATTGTTATATATATCAAACAACAGGTAAAAAACCGAGTGTTGAGCGAATAGAGGCTACTGGTGATGCGCCAATTCCGCAATATGGGCCGGGAATAGTTTTACACGAACATTATTTATATACGGTTGGGGGAAGAACTGGCTATGATTACTCTTGTGAAGTGCATCGCTTAAATTTGCGCACACGAGTGTGGGAATTCGTATATATCTGTCGTCCAGATATACGCGAAGATCCAGAGGGTCGTTATCGTCACGAAGTTGTCTACGATGAgcaatacatatatgtgctGGGTGGTGGTACATCGAATTTAGTGTATGATTTACAACGCATCcctgcatttaatttaattacaaaccGATGGGAATATTTCGTCACATTACCCGATCGAACATCACAAACAAATCTAacaatcgagcgacaaaattccGGATATCCAAACCCACGAAAGTGCTTTTCCTGCGTACAGCACACGAAATCGAATGGTGAGGTCGAAGCATTCATTACGGGAGGCTTGCAG GCCGATCAAgtatatttttcagatatatGGAGATTAAATTTTACTACTAAGCAATGGACACTTATAAAAACAGCCTCTCTACCAAAAGCTTTGTACTTCCATGCCGCAGCTCACAGTCAAaatggttgtatgtacatattcggTGGTATTGAATATGATGAAAAACGTATACGACGGTGCAATGACCTTTATAAAATGTGGATGACCATACCATTATTAAGTGAAATTTGCTGGGAGGCAGTGTTACATTACAGACCAAATCTCAAATTGAATGGCCACTCACAGCTGCTTAAAATGGGCATACCATTGCGCTTTGCACAGAGATTGTGGCATTCTTCAAAAGCCAAATGA
- the LOC128869781 gene encoding putative nuclease HARBI1 has product MGYPQCIGAIDGCHIEIHPRKEEAIDYYNYKGWYSVVLLALVDAKYRFVYIHCGSPGRCNDSGIFEKSSLKRELQSCALLDELSLLYGSTKIPVHIIGDSAFRLSQHLMKPYPAKSPIGLNLKNNFSPEQ; this is encoded by the exons ATGGGCTATCCACAATGTATTGGAGCAATAG ATGGATGTCATATTGAAATTCATCCAAGAAAGGAAGAAGCCATTGATTACTACAACTACAAAGGGTGGTATTCCGTAGTACTATTGGCTTTGGTAGACGCAAAATATAGATTTGTTTATATACATTGCGGCAGTCCTGGAAGATGCAACGACtccggaatttttgaaaaatcatcgcTAAAGCGCGAGTTGCAAAGTTGTGCACTTCTTGATGAATTGAGCTTGCTGTATGGATCCACAAAAATACCAGTCCATATTATAGGGGACTCTGCTTTTCGTCTCTCTCAGCATTTAATGAAGCCATATCCTGCAAAGAGTCCAATTGGTTTAAATCTGAAAAACAACTTTTCACCagaacaataa